One region of Thiorhodovibrio frisius genomic DNA includes:
- a CDS encoding DsrE family protein — protein sequence MKLKLLPETSWLACRAVLKDQAYKARFGSVNPNVELLGKLKDAGVKLYVCGQAIVDSGY from the coding sequence GTGAAATTGAAGCTGCTGCCAGAAACCAGTTGGTTGGCATGTCGCGCGGTGCTGAAGGATCAAGCCTACAAGGCGCGCTTTGGCAGCGTGAATCCGAATGTCGAATTACTCGGCAAGCTAAAGGATGCTGGAGTAAAGCTCTATGTCTGCGGCCAGGCGATTGTTGACAGCGGCTACTAA
- a CDS encoding GTPase/DUF3482 domain-containing protein produces MAREDIPTLAIMGHPNAGKSSVVATLTENDRIKIDKRAGTTTSSDHYPVVVDGKPVIAFIDTPGFQNPSDILEWFQTHEQDGDLARAFVAAFRHDPMYSHDVALLEPVAEGAGIILVVDGSKRIKEKDRTEMELLRLSARPRMAILNNLSNNQKFMASWQDALAKSFNSVREFNAHRATYAERIKLLNALKSIDQRWEPQLEDTIEAFSHDWERRIDASVTSIIGLLKEALTYRVNRVVRVSELQSEADRQDIQARLQQAFQDGLRKLEADTQAEVRAHFRHNVWNLPPDSLLQKDLFSDEVGKALGLNRLQMALAGAAAGATTGVGIDLSLAGGSLGAGLLIGATAGSLLGALSGAALAKVDIQRTLGVERFSLGPVSSQRFPFILLDRILLYCARAMNWSHGRKAADDSAHNRVPERALKKKRGFTEELTSDQLKTLSKFFADTRKGKDSKFEDDSRQILAELLRGLSSSEIDSRAEL; encoded by the coding sequence ATGGCACGGGAAGATATCCCCACCCTGGCGATCATGGGGCATCCCAATGCCGGTAAATCCTCGGTGGTTGCTACTCTGACCGAGAACGACCGCATCAAGATCGACAAACGCGCCGGCACCACGACCTCCTCCGACCACTATCCGGTGGTGGTTGATGGCAAGCCCGTGATCGCTTTTATCGACACCCCAGGATTTCAGAACCCAAGCGATATTCTTGAGTGGTTCCAGACGCATGAGCAGGATGGCGACCTGGCGCGTGCCTTTGTCGCTGCCTTTCGCCATGATCCCATGTATAGCCACGATGTCGCCCTGCTCGAGCCCGTGGCCGAGGGTGCTGGCATTATTCTGGTGGTCGATGGCTCCAAGCGCATCAAGGAGAAAGATCGCACCGAGATGGAACTGCTGCGCCTGAGCGCGCGCCCGCGCATGGCGATTCTGAACAACCTGAGCAACAATCAGAAATTCATGGCGTCCTGGCAGGATGCACTGGCCAAGTCGTTTAACTCAGTGCGCGAGTTCAACGCCCACCGCGCCACCTATGCCGAGCGGATCAAACTGCTCAATGCGCTCAAGAGCATCGACCAGCGCTGGGAGCCGCAGCTTGAGGACACCATCGAGGCATTTAGTCACGACTGGGAGCGTCGTATCGATGCCAGCGTGACATCCATTATCGGCCTCCTGAAAGAGGCGCTTACCTACCGGGTGAATCGGGTAGTGCGCGTCAGTGAACTCCAGTCAGAGGCGGATCGCCAGGACATCCAGGCCCGGCTGCAACAGGCGTTTCAGGACGGGCTGCGCAAGCTCGAGGCCGACACCCAGGCCGAGGTGCGGGCGCATTTTCGCCACAACGTCTGGAACCTGCCGCCCGACTCCCTGCTGCAGAAAGACCTCTTCTCGGACGAAGTCGGCAAGGCGCTGGGTCTGAATCGGCTGCAGATGGCGCTCGCTGGCGCCGCCGCTGGTGCCACCACCGGCGTTGGCATTGACCTGTCGCTCGCCGGCGGCAGCCTGGGCGCCGGGTTGCTGATTGGCGCCACTGCAGGCAGCTTGTTAGGGGCGCTCAGCGGCGCGGCACTGGCGAAAGTCGACATTCAGCGCACCTTGGGAGTAGAGCGCTTCTCCCTCGGTCCCGTCAGTAGTCAGCGCTTTCCCTTCATCCTGCTTGACCGCATCCTGCTGTACTGCGCGCGCGCCATGAATTGGTCACACGGGCGCAAGGCTGCCGATGACAGTGCCCACAACCGAGTTCCCGAGCGAGCACTGAAGAAAAAACGCGGCTTCACCGAAGAACTCACTTCCGATCAACTCAAAACCCTGTCAAAGTTCTTTGCTGACACCCGCAAGGGCAAAGACAGCAAGTTCGAGGATGATAGCCGCCAGATTCTCGCCGAACTGCTTCGTGGGCTGTCCTCAAGCGAGATCGACAGCCGCGCGGAGCTCTGA
- the hisG gene encoding ATP phosphoribosyltransferase — translation MIATSRPASGSQPGLNQQLTIALSKGRIFEQSLPLLAAAGVQPQEDPETSRKLILDTNRPEVKLVIIRASDVPTYVQYGAADIGIAGKDVLLEHGGDGLYEPLDLRIARCRMMVAGMPEAVRQRPGRLRIATKYVRCAERYFATQGKQVEIIKLYGSMELAPLVGLSDLIVDLVESGNTLKANGLVPLEHICDISSRLIVNKASWKMKHEWVMQLINDIRTAVEADS, via the coding sequence ATGATAGCGACCAGCCGTCCAGCATCCGGGAGTCAGCCAGGGTTGAACCAACAACTGACCATCGCGCTCTCCAAAGGGCGCATCTTCGAGCAATCCCTGCCGCTGCTAGCCGCCGCTGGCGTGCAGCCGCAAGAAGACCCCGAGACCAGTCGCAAGCTGATCCTCGACACCAACAGGCCCGAGGTCAAGCTGGTGATCATTCGCGCCAGCGACGTGCCCACCTATGTGCAATATGGCGCGGCCGATATCGGAATCGCCGGCAAGGACGTGCTGCTTGAACATGGCGGTGATGGCCTGTACGAACCGCTCGACTTGCGCATCGCACGCTGTCGCATGATGGTCGCCGGCATGCCCGAAGCAGTGCGTCAGCGACCGGGACGACTGCGCATCGCCACCAAATATGTCCGCTGCGCCGAGCGCTATTTCGCCACCCAGGGCAAGCAGGTTGAGATCATCAAGCTCTACGGCTCCATGGAACTCGCGCCTCTAGTCGGTCTGTCTGACCTCATTGTTGATCTGGTCGAAAGCGGCAACACGCTCAAAGCCAATGGTCTCGTACCACTCGAACACATCTGCGACATCAGTTCGCGCCTGATCGTCAACAAGGCATCCTGGAAGATGAAACACGAGTGGGTCATGCAACTCATCAACGACATCCGCACCGCTGTTGAGGCTGATTCGTAG
- a CDS encoding PilT/PilU family type 4a pilus ATPase yields MDITPYLKLMVQKRASDLFFTAGTQVKIKIDGVIQSIGDTVFEPGMCTAAIHSVLTKEQIDFFENHREIDFGIGLSGHGRFRINAFHQRGTPAMVIRFLTSKIPTIDELGLPEILKRLVMHRRGIILMVGATGSGKSTTLAAMIDHRNSTKPGHILTIEDPIEYIHAHKQSIINQRELGIDTKDYATALKSSLREAPDVILIGEIRTRETMEAAIELSGTGHLAISTLHANNAYQTMERIINMFPMEMHKTLFMDLSLNLRAIISQRLVRTVEGKRVAAIEILMNTPHISDLIREGRVDEMRQAMAESKEEGMVTFDEALLKLYRDGRISLDECLGNADSAANLEARINFG; encoded by the coding sequence ATGGATATCACCCCTTACCTGAAATTGATGGTGCAAAAGCGCGCATCGGATTTGTTCTTTACTGCCGGCACCCAAGTCAAGATCAAAATCGACGGCGTCATCCAGTCAATCGGCGATACCGTTTTTGAGCCTGGAATGTGCACTGCGGCCATTCACTCAGTGCTGACAAAAGAGCAGATTGATTTCTTCGAGAATCACCGTGAAATCGATTTTGGCATTGGCTTGTCTGGGCATGGGCGCTTCCGCATTAACGCCTTTCACCAGCGGGGCACCCCCGCCATGGTTATTCGCTTCCTGACCAGCAAGATACCCACCATTGATGAGCTTGGACTACCGGAGATTCTCAAGCGACTAGTGATGCATAGACGCGGCATCATCCTGATGGTGGGCGCTACCGGATCAGGTAAATCGACCACCCTTGCGGCCATGATTGATCACAGGAATAGCACGAAACCCGGGCATATTCTGACCATTGAGGATCCCATTGAGTATATTCACGCGCACAAGCAATCCATCATTAACCAGCGCGAATTGGGTATCGACACCAAGGACTATGCCACTGCGCTAAAAAGCTCCTTGCGCGAAGCACCGGATGTGATTCTGATCGGCGAGATCCGCACCCGCGAGACCATGGAAGCGGCCATTGAACTCTCAGGTACTGGCCATCTGGCCATCTCTACCCTGCATGCGAACAATGCCTATCAGACCATGGAACGCATCATTAATATGTTCCCGATGGAAATGCACAAAACGCTGTTCATGGATTTGTCTCTAAACTTGCGTGCCATCATCTCCCAGCGCCTGGTGCGCACTGTGGAGGGCAAGCGGGTCGCGGCCATCGAGATTTTGATGAATACCCCGCACATCAGCGATTTGATCCGCGAGGGGCGCGTGGATGAAATGCGTCAGGCGATGGCAGAAAGCAAAGAAGAAGGCATGGTGACCTTCGACGAGGCGTTGCTCAAGCTCTACCGCGATGGACGTATTTCGCTGGATGAATGCCTCGGCAATGCCGATTCGGCGGCGAATCTGGAGGCGCGGATTAACTTTGGTTAG
- the hisC gene encoding histidinol-phosphate transaminase: protein MTGSPAHKSMTPTVDALVRPAIRALRAYHVPDATGLIKLDAMENPFAMPDKLRQPWLAALGEQALNRYPDPRASLLQTTLRATMGIPADMGLVLGNGSDELIQMLALALTEPGRKLLSFDPGFVMYRMIATFAGLDYVGVPLRAEDFALDLDAALAAIEKHRPILTFLAYPNNPTGNLFEADSIARIIEASPGLVVVDEAYAPFTDHSFLSRLGDWPNLLVLRTVSKMGLAGLRLGYLAGPAEWIGEIDKTRLPYNINVLTQTSAVFALRHAEVFDAQTQMIRTERERLAAALMAMNALQVYPSEANFLLLRMPVGSAGRVFEGLKSQGVLIKNLDGAHPQLRDCLRVTVGSADENQAFLAALTAVL, encoded by the coding sequence ATGACTGGCAGCCCGGCCCATAAATCCATGACGCCGACTGTGGATGCGCTGGTACGTCCAGCCATCCGCGCGCTACGCGCCTATCATGTGCCGGACGCCACCGGCCTGATCAAGCTCGACGCGATGGAAAACCCCTTTGCCATGCCGGACAAGCTACGCCAACCCTGGCTGGCCGCGCTGGGAGAGCAGGCACTGAATCGCTATCCCGATCCTCGGGCGAGCTTGCTACAGACCACGCTGCGCGCCACCATGGGCATACCCGCCGACATGGGGCTGGTGCTCGGCAATGGCTCCGACGAACTCATCCAGATGCTGGCGCTGGCCCTCACCGAGCCTGGACGCAAGCTGCTGTCGTTTGATCCCGGCTTCGTCATGTATCGCATGATCGCGACCTTCGCCGGACTTGACTATGTCGGCGTACCCCTGCGCGCCGAGGATTTTGCACTCGATCTGGATGCCGCACTGGCCGCCATCGAAAAACACCGGCCGATCCTGACCTTTCTCGCCTACCCCAACAACCCCACCGGCAATCTGTTCGAGGCCGACAGCATCGCGCGCATTATCGAGGCCAGCCCGGGGCTGGTCGTGGTCGACGAGGCCTACGCGCCCTTCACCGATCACAGCTTTCTGTCGCGCCTAGGCGACTGGCCCAATCTGTTGGTGCTGCGCACGGTGTCCAAAATGGGCCTTGCCGGGCTGCGCCTCGGCTATCTGGCCGGCCCAGCGGAATGGATCGGCGAAATCGACAAAACCCGGTTGCCGTACAACATCAATGTGCTGACCCAGACCAGCGCGGTTTTTGCGCTGCGCCATGCCGAGGTCTTCGATGCTCAGACCCAGATGATCCGAACCGAGCGCGAGCGCCTGGCTGCGGCTTTAATGGCAATGAATGCCTTGCAGGTGTATCCAAGCGAGGCCAATTTTCTCCTGCTGCGGATGCCGGTGGGCTCAGCCGGACGGGTATTTGAGGGGCTCAAAAGCCAAGGCGTACTTATCAAGAACCTTGACGGCGCCCATCCACAACTACGCGACTGCCTGCGCGTCACCGTGGGCTCTGCGGACGAAAACCAGGCATTTCTGGCCGCGCTAACGGCGGTACTCTAA
- a CDS encoding DUF2868 domain-containing protein — MSFSRNAELVVEPPAGDEAARPRWEIPDLFDFDYYVEADEHSKSDTLAGRQSLAKRDRALYLDHIKPRIQRPEHTPAHRRQALRLWLAERRRAEDPSLRALLPGASFARGQRLVTVLLMVLGLITGGTIASALLQYEGDHAVNVSWYVFVLVILQLGLAGFTLGGWLMRRSKSMQQALRDVSLLAQLIRPLFARVAHWVQRHRLGQMPPEVRDRAQARQGLLQAHFSLYGPASYLPMLVPVQAFGIAFNIGAIVTTVLLLWFTDLAFGWGSALNVDPAVTYHLTRVVALPWSWLFGEGVGYPTLAEVAGTRIHLKDPLFLSNAEHLRAWRWFLVCAVMTYGLMPRLLLLGLSAFIQRHALDRLPFTHQRTQALYTRLVTPDLDTGLGQTGSGPEMPIPGPLKPVTTARAAPRGAETSAAAPAQAEPAEQPSQSERTATAAPANPPLLAERTAHKTTADPATGSPTAEPTAAREQAPSPQRAPQQEPSNLEKAPAQPTPKSEPTQSPTPALRPKSEPKSEPKSEPKPEPTPEPTPPPVASPLAKAAAQTRIAPDACVLLLHVDVADVLEDADHPRLQQRLRQACGWRVGASATFGGGTAMADQAIALIEDCQWEAPPPRVALLDDGSQPPITERLRFLRRVRAAVGDQAQIVVSLIGDPEGDDPLPPVTPFDFGDWERKIEQLADPYLRLTMLTPAPDNTDKSATTEAADSAAATPREDH; from the coding sequence ATGAGTTTTTCTCGCAATGCCGAACTGGTGGTCGAACCGCCTGCGGGTGACGAGGCCGCCCGACCACGCTGGGAGATTCCCGACCTGTTCGACTTCGACTACTATGTCGAGGCCGACGAGCACAGCAAGAGCGACACTCTGGCCGGACGCCAGTCGCTCGCCAAGCGGGATCGGGCGCTCTACCTGGACCACATCAAACCGCGCATCCAACGCCCGGAGCATACTCCGGCGCATCGCCGCCAGGCGCTGCGCCTGTGGCTAGCCGAGCGCCGCCGCGCTGAAGACCCGTCTCTGCGTGCTCTGCTTCCGGGTGCCTCCTTTGCGCGCGGCCAGCGCCTGGTCACTGTGCTGCTAATGGTGCTGGGCCTGATCACCGGCGGCACCATCGCCTCGGCCCTGTTGCAGTACGAAGGCGACCATGCGGTGAATGTGTCCTGGTACGTTTTCGTGCTGGTCATCCTGCAACTTGGCCTGGCCGGCTTTACCCTCGGCGGCTGGCTAATGCGGCGCAGCAAGTCCATGCAGCAGGCGCTGCGTGATGTGTCGCTGCTTGCACAGCTCATCCGGCCACTGTTCGCGCGCGTTGCCCATTGGGTGCAGCGCCATCGCTTGGGACAGATGCCGCCCGAGGTGCGCGACCGCGCCCAGGCGCGCCAGGGTTTGCTGCAAGCGCATTTCTCGCTTTACGGCCCGGCCTCCTACCTGCCTATGCTGGTGCCGGTGCAGGCCTTTGGCATCGCCTTTAATATCGGCGCCATTGTCACCACTGTGCTGCTGCTGTGGTTCACCGATCTGGCTTTCGGCTGGGGCTCGGCGCTCAATGTCGACCCGGCGGTCACCTATCACTTAACCCGCGTGGTCGCTCTGCCCTGGAGCTGGCTTTTTGGCGAGGGCGTCGGCTACCCGACCCTGGCCGAGGTGGCCGGCACCCGCATTCATCTGAAAGACCCGCTGTTCCTGTCAAATGCCGAGCATTTGCGCGCCTGGCGCTGGTTTCTGGTGTGCGCCGTGATGACCTATGGGCTGATGCCGCGCCTGCTGCTGTTGGGGCTTTCCGCTTTTATTCAGAGGCACGCGCTCGACCGTCTGCCCTTCACCCATCAGCGTACCCAGGCGCTCTATACCCGCCTGGTCACGCCCGATCTGGACACCGGTCTTGGTCAGACCGGCAGTGGTCCAGAAATGCCCATCCCCGGGCCGCTGAAGCCGGTCACCACGGCGCGCGCGGCGCCGCGCGGCGCGGAAACGTCCGCTGCTGCCCCGGCGCAAGCGGAGCCTGCGGAGCAGCCCAGCCAGTCGGAGCGGACCGCGACCGCAGCGCCTGCCAATCCGCCGCTGCTCGCTGAGAGAACCGCGCACAAGACCACCGCCGATCCAGCCACCGGTAGCCCGACTGCCGAGCCGACAGCCGCTCGCGAGCAGGCGCCAAGCCCGCAAAGAGCGCCACAGCAAGAGCCGAGCAACCTGGAGAAAGCGCCAGCTCAGCCGACACCCAAGTCTGAGCCGACGCAATCCCCGACACCGGCTCTTAGGCCCAAATCAGAGCCCAAATCAGAGCCCAAATCAGAGCCTAAACCGGAACCAACACCAGAGCCGACTCCGCCACCCGTTGCCAGCCCGCTGGCAAAGGCGGCAGCCCAAACCCGCATCGCCCCCGATGCCTGTGTGCTGTTGCTGCACGTTGATGTCGCCGATGTGCTGGAAGACGCCGATCATCCTCGCTTACAGCAGCGTCTGCGCCAGGCCTGCGGCTGGCGCGTGGGGGCCTCGGCCACCTTTGGCGGCGGCACCGCCATGGCGGATCAGGCCATCGCGCTGATCGAAGACTGCCAGTGGGAAGCCCCGCCACCGCGCGTCGCCCTGCTTGATGACGGTTCTCAGCCGCCCATCACCGAGCGGCTGCGTTTCCTGCGTCGGGTGCGGGCGGCGGTTGGAGATCAAGCCCAGATTGTCGTCAGCCTGATTGGCGACCCGGAAGGCGATGATCCACTGCCACCTGTTACCCCCTTTGACTTCGGCGACTGGGAGCGCAAGATCGAGCAACTCGCCGACCCCTATCTGCGTCTGACCATGCTCACCCCCGCGCCTGACAACACGGATAAATCCGCCACCACGGAGGCCGCTGACAGTGCTGCGGCCACACCCAGGGAGGACCACTGA
- the hisD gene encoding histidinol dehydrogenase, which produces MLNIQRLSTTDSDFNARLDALLAWDSVSDTAVQQRVDEIIQQVRSQGDVALCDYTARFDGWQPANGAALELPLERLRQALTAIPAAQREALDLAASRIRTYAEHQRLQSWDFKDTDGTLLGQKITPLDRVGLYVPGGKAAYPSSVLMNAIPAKVAGVGELIMVVPTPRGELNELVLAAAAIAGVDRVFALGGAQAIAALAYGTETVPAVDKVVGPGNIYVATAKRAVFGQVGIDMVAGPSEILILCDSQTDPDWIAMDLFSQAEHDEDAQSILVSWDAAYLERVLASIERLLPTMERREIITTALTTRGALILARDQDDAVMVANRIAPEHLELSVADPMALAEKVRHAGAIFMGRHTAEALGDYCAGPNHVLPTSRTARFSSPLGVYDFQKRSSLIMASPTGAARLAGTASDLARGEGLTAHARSAELRGNAP; this is translated from the coding sequence ATGCTCAACATCCAACGCCTGTCCACCACGGATTCGGACTTCAACGCCCGCCTTGATGCCCTGCTGGCCTGGGATTCGGTCTCGGACACGGCCGTGCAACAGCGCGTCGACGAGATCATCCAACAGGTGCGCTCCCAGGGCGATGTCGCGCTATGCGACTACACCGCCCGCTTCGACGGCTGGCAACCCGCCAATGGCGCCGCACTGGAATTGCCGCTGGAGCGTTTGCGCCAAGCGCTCACCGCAATCCCCGCCGCTCAGCGTGAGGCCCTTGATCTGGCCGCCTCGCGCATCCGCACTTATGCCGAACATCAGCGTCTGCAAAGCTGGGACTTCAAAGATACCGATGGCACCCTGCTGGGGCAAAAGATCACCCCGCTCGACCGGGTGGGCCTCTATGTGCCGGGCGGCAAGGCGGCCTATCCGTCCTCGGTACTGATGAACGCAATACCGGCCAAGGTCGCGGGCGTTGGTGAGCTCATCATGGTCGTGCCCACTCCGCGCGGGGAGTTGAACGAACTCGTACTAGCCGCAGCCGCCATTGCCGGAGTCGATCGGGTCTTTGCCCTGGGTGGCGCCCAGGCAATCGCCGCGCTGGCCTATGGCACCGAGACGGTGCCGGCAGTCGACAAGGTGGTTGGCCCCGGCAACATCTATGTCGCCACCGCCAAGCGCGCGGTGTTCGGGCAGGTTGGCATCGACATGGTTGCAGGCCCCTCCGAAATCCTGATTCTGTGCGATAGCCAGACCGATCCCGACTGGATCGCCATGGATCTCTTCTCGCAGGCAGAACACGATGAAGACGCCCAATCCATTCTGGTGAGCTGGGATGCGGCCTATCTCGAACGGGTGTTGGCCAGCATTGAGCGGTTACTGCCAACCATGGAACGCCGGGAGATCATTACCACGGCACTGACCACGCGCGGGGCGCTCATTCTGGCGCGCGACCAGGACGATGCGGTGATGGTTGCCAACCGTATCGCGCCTGAACATCTCGAACTCTCGGTTGCAGACCCGATGGCACTGGCCGAAAAGGTTCGCCACGCCGGAGCAATTTTCATGGGCCGCCACACCGCCGAAGCCCTCGGCGACTATTGCGCCGGACCAAACCATGTACTGCCGACCTCGCGCACCGCGCGCTTTTCATCGCCGCTGGGCGTCTATGACTTCCAGAAACGCTCCAGCCTGATTATGGCCTCGCCGACCGGCGCCGCCAGACTGGCCGGCACCGCCAGCGACCTGGCGCGCGGCGAGGGGCTGACGGCGCACGCACGCTCGGCCGAGCTGCGCGGCAATGCTCCCTGA
- a CDS encoding PilT/PilU family type 4a pilus ATPase, with protein MDRQQAAKFMLDCLRMMMARKGSDLFVSADFPPACKIDGKLTPLSEKPLSAEQTGVLVRSIMNDYQLKEYDANKECNFAISPPGIGRFRVNAFVQQGRSGVVLRTIPTEIPEIDALGLPPVLKDLVLTKRGMILLVGGTGSGKSTSLAAMLGYRNEKTHGHIITIEDPVEFVHQHRNCLITQREVGVDTDSWDNALVNTLRQAPNVILIGEIRQRETMEHAINFSETGHLCLSTLHANNANQALDRIINLFPEERRSQLLMDLSLNLKAVISQRLLPRIGGGRVAAIEVMINSPLIQDLIFKGKVHEIKAIMKRSRELGMQTFDMALFDLYEAGLITLEDGLRNADSMNELRLKIKLESADATEGDAFGDTDGLRLVGEDEEDLPPGELGNKPAADDASESAFDLDSFDLAEASLDLESEFKQ; from the coding sequence ATGGATCGTCAGCAAGCCGCCAAGTTCATGCTCGACTGTCTGCGCATGATGATGGCCCGCAAGGGCTCCGACCTCTTCGTCAGCGCTGACTTTCCGCCCGCCTGCAAAATCGATGGCAAACTCACGCCGCTGAGTGAAAAACCCCTGAGCGCTGAGCAGACTGGCGTGTTGGTGCGTTCCATCATGAACGACTACCAGCTTAAGGAATACGACGCCAACAAGGAATGCAACTTCGCCATCAGCCCGCCTGGCATCGGGCGTTTCCGCGTCAATGCTTTCGTGCAACAGGGGCGCTCCGGCGTTGTGCTGCGCACTATCCCGACCGAAATTCCCGAGATCGACGCACTTGGCCTGCCACCGGTGCTCAAGGATCTGGTGCTCACCAAGCGCGGCATGATTCTGCTGGTAGGCGGCACCGGCTCGGGCAAATCCACCAGCCTGGCCGCGATGCTCGGCTACCGCAACGAGAAGACCCATGGCCATATCATCACCATCGAGGACCCGGTGGAGTTCGTGCATCAGCACCGAAACTGCCTGATCACCCAGCGTGAGGTGGGCGTGGATACCGACTCCTGGGACAACGCTCTGGTTAATACTCTGCGTCAGGCGCCCAATGTGATTCTGATCGGCGAGATTCGCCAGCGCGAGACCATGGAGCATGCAATCAACTTCTCCGAGACCGGCCATTTGTGCCTGTCTACACTGCATGCCAACAACGCCAACCAGGCACTGGACCGCATCATCAATTTGTTTCCTGAGGAACGCCGCTCACAGTTGCTGATGGATCTGTCGCTCAATCTAAAAGCCGTCATTTCCCAGCGTCTGCTGCCGCGCATTGGCGGAGGAAGGGTGGCGGCGATTGAGGTCATGATCAACAGCCCGCTGATTCAGGATCTGATCTTCAAAGGCAAGGTGCATGAAATCAAAGCCATCATGAAGCGCTCGCGCGAGCTTGGCATGCAGACCTTCGACATGGCCTTGTTTGATCTCTACGAGGCCGGACTGATCACGCTCGAAGACGGTCTGCGCAATGCTGATTCCATGAACGAGCTGCGCCTGAAAATCAAGCTTGAAAGTGCCGATGCCACCGAGGGCGATGCCTTTGGCGACACTGATGGTCTCAGGCTGGTCGGCGAGGACGAGGAAGACCTGCCCCCCGGCGAACTGGGCAATAAACCGGCGGCGGACGATGCATCTGAGAGCGCGTTCGACCTTGACAGCTTCGACCTGGCCGAGGCCTCGCTCGATTTGGAATCGGAGTTCAAGCAATAA